From a region of the Neisseria subflava genome:
- the guaB gene encoding IMP dehydrogenase encodes MRIVEKAYTFDDVLLVPAHSNVLPRDVKLQTKLTRDITLNLPLLSAAMDTVTEARLAISMAQEGGIGIIHKNMTPELQARAVSKVKRHESGVVKDPVTVAPTALIREVLEMRAQRKRKMSGLPVVENGKVVGIVTNRDLRFENRVDLPVSAIMTPRDRLVTVPEGTSIDEAREIMHAHKVERVLVLNDQDELKGLITVKDILKTTEFPNANKDAEGRLRVGAAVGTGGDTEERVKALVEAGVDVIVVDTAHGHSQGVIDRVRWVKETYPHIQVIGGNIATAKAALDLVAAGADAVKVGIGPGSICTTRIVAGVGVPQLTAIHNVSEALKGTGVPLIADGGIRFSGDIAKALAAGAYSVMLGGMFAGTEEAPGEIELYQGRSYKSYRGMGSLGAMSQGSADRYFQDKTDSTDKYVPEGIEGRVPYKGPIVNIIHQLTGGLRSSMGYLGCANIAEMHEKAEFVEITSAGMSESHVHDVQITKEAPNYHR; translated from the coding sequence ATGCGTATTGTAGAAAAAGCCTATACTTTCGACGACGTTTTGTTGGTTCCAGCGCACTCAAACGTGCTGCCTCGAGATGTCAAACTTCAAACCAAACTCACCCGCGATATCACGCTCAACCTCCCTCTACTTTCTGCTGCAATGGATACCGTTACCGAAGCGCGTCTGGCCATCTCTATGGCTCAAGAAGGCGGCATCGGCATTATCCATAAAAACATGACGCCGGAGTTGCAAGCGCGTGCCGTTTCCAAAGTGAAGCGCCATGAGAGCGGCGTGGTGAAAGATCCCGTTACCGTTGCGCCGACCGCATTGATCCGCGAAGTCTTGGAAATGCGCGCACAACGCAAACGCAAAATGTCCGGTCTGCCTGTTGTTGAAAACGGCAAAGTGGTCGGTATCGTGACCAACCGCGACCTGCGTTTTGAAAACCGTGTCGATCTGCCGGTTTCTGCCATCATGACCCCCCGCGACCGTTTGGTTACCGTTCCTGAAGGTACCAGCATTGATGAAGCCCGCGAAATCATGCATGCGCACAAAGTTGAGCGCGTTTTGGTGTTGAACGACCAAGACGAACTCAAAGGTCTGATTACAGTTAAAGATATTCTGAAAACAACCGAATTCCCTAATGCCAACAAAGATGCCGAAGGCCGTCTGCGCGTCGGTGCCGCGGTGGGTACCGGCGGAGATACCGAAGAGCGCGTCAAAGCATTGGTAGAAGCAGGCGTGGACGTGATTGTGGTCGATACTGCCCACGGCCATAGCCAAGGCGTGATCGATCGCGTGCGCTGGGTCAAAGAAACTTATCCGCACATCCAAGTCATCGGCGGCAACATCGCGACTGCCAAAGCCGCTTTAGATTTGGTTGCTGCCGGTGCGGATGCCGTTAAAGTCGGTATCGGCCCGGGCTCGATTTGTACGACCCGTATCGTGGCAGGCGTGGGCGTGCCTCAACTGACAGCGATTCACAATGTTTCCGAAGCCCTGAAAGGTACAGGCGTTCCCCTGATTGCCGACGGCGGTATCCGCTTCTCCGGCGATATTGCAAAAGCTCTGGCAGCAGGTGCATACAGCGTCATGCTCGGCGGTATGTTTGCCGGTACGGAAGAAGCACCGGGTGAAATCGAACTCTACCAAGGCCGCTCTTACAAGTCTTACCGCGGCATGGGTTCGTTGGGTGCGATGAGCCAAGGCTCTGCCGACCGCTACTTCCAAGACAAAACCGACAGCACAGACAAATATGTTCCTGAAGGCATCGAAGGCCGCGTTCCTTACAAAGGCCCGATTGTGAACATCATCCACCAATTGACCGGCGGTCTGCGCTCCAGCATGGGTTATTTGGGTTGCGCCAATATTGCTGAAATGCACGAGAAAGCAGAATTTGTGGAAATCACTTCTGCCGGTATGAGCGAATCCCACGTTCACGACGTACAAATCACTAAAGAAGCGCCTAACTACCATCGTTAA
- a CDS encoding DUF4124 domain-containing protein, which translates to MKSSVLKTCLIAALLSSAALTGAAEVYTWKGASGNSYSDTPNRLQPKRSGVVNIRTHNVKPAVAPAVAASEPVAEQPNEQVAEQNKQIEERNKKIEEQNRQNKLENCKIAKINRQVAESARLANRDSLIKQYQNDVNKYCN; encoded by the coding sequence ATGAAATCTTCCGTACTCAAAACCTGTCTGATAGCAGCCCTTCTCTCTTCCGCCGCCCTGACCGGCGCGGCTGAGGTTTACACTTGGAAAGGCGCATCGGGCAACAGCTATTCCGATACGCCAAACCGCCTGCAACCGAAACGTTCCGGCGTGGTCAACATCCGCACGCACAACGTCAAACCTGCCGTTGCGCCTGCTGTTGCGGCATCTGAGCCGGTTGCCGAGCAGCCCAACGAACAGGTTGCGGAACAAAACAAACAAATCGAAGAGCGCAATAAAAAAATCGAAGAACAAAACCGCCAAAATAAGCTGGAAAACTGCAAAATCGCCAAAATCAACCGCCAAGTTGCCGAAAGCGCACGCTTGGCCAACCGAGACAGTTTAATTAAACAATACCAAAACGACGTCAATAAATACTGCAATTAA